One Dysidea avara chromosome 7, odDysAvar1.4, whole genome shotgun sequence genomic region harbors:
- the LOC136260513 gene encoding uncharacterized protein, with protein sequence MANNTADSLVRKGYLYYKMKKRIAPNHKFWVELHRETYNSPRELRFFLSEDKAGERSAMCESVALVNILEVCDKHQTISGKPVFQITSTKCKYQLWTDTKEEMTYWINALQQELFGLPIAKITYEFKVMVLDNSTAKKYNLAGRYTAKIEDVMFTLFSANGLIPTRFSIQISEIWRVKLAPMPNDSVHSSFVVIDVTGGGALLLMSDSSTDIARIVSHRRRLVQGSTQSETVGPSFSPPHYGSPAALKKMKTSPIPINNANKCKAYDSPLLRQYLEFTDSSVDMASTSPEPKTKRSQSTLTENGNKSPSNRFPNGCHTVAKSPKMITTPPTIKPKPVRRKTDESSCDNQGPLSVTRTQSYGAVETTDYQKTATISNRPPVPLPRSLQSLPKFTPHHNCSPEDTLQKLREHIFNSSGSDSEVNDAEEDQYYVIQSCDSNDKYLKVFSDEDSHNSDEEDYCYAYIDVSSRKCEEYYIGGDVLIQLRKQLTQNKYTSLKGSRSMDSILSHNTIS encoded by the exons ATGGCGAATAACACTGCAGACAGCCTTGTACGTAAAGGTTACTTGTATTACAAGATGAAGAAACGGATAGCACCG AATCATAAGTTCTGGGTAGAGTTACATAGAGAAACATACAATAGCCCAAGGGAATTGCGATTCTTTTTGTCAGAGGACAAGGCTGGTGAAAGATCTGCAATGTGTGAATCTGTTGCACTGGTGAATATTCTTGAGGTGTGTGATAAACATCAGACTATTTCTGGCAAACCAGTATTTCAAATAACCTCCACAAAGTGTAAATATCAGCTGTGGACTGACACTAAAGAAGAAATGACATATTGgattaatgctttacaacaaGAGTTATTTGGACTACCCATAGCTAAAATCACAT ATGAATTCAAAGTGATGGTTCTTGATAATTCCACTGCTAAGAAATATAATCTAGCTGGACGTTACACAGCTAAAATTGAAGATGTAATGTTTACACTGTTCTCTGCCAATGGGTTGATTCCTACCAGATTTTCCATTCAAATTTCAGAAATTTGGAGAGTTAAGCTTGCACCAATGCCAAATGACAGCGTTCACTCTAGTTTTGTTGTTATTGATGTTACAGG TGGAGGTGCCTTACTGCTGATGTCAGATAGCTCTACAGACATTGCAAGAATTGTTAGTCACAGGAGACGACTTGTACAAGGAAGTACTCAATCTGAAACAGTTG GTCCATCATTTAGTCCACCTCACTATGGAAGCCCAGCTGCACTCAAGAAAATGAAAACCTCCCCGATTCCAATTAACAATGCCAACAAGTGTAAAGCGTACGACAGCCCACTACTACGTCAGTACTTAGAATTCACTGATTCAAGTGTTGATATGGCAAGTACCAGTCCTGAGCCTAAAACAAAACGTTCTCAATCAACATTAACAGAAAA TGGCAACAAGTCACCATCAAATCGTTTTCCCAATGGATGTCACACTGTTGCTAAATCACCCAAGATGATAACTACTCCACCCACAATAAAGCCTAAACCAGTTCGTAGGAAAACAGATGAATCATCATG TGATAATCAAGGTCCTCTTAGTGTTACACGAACACAATCTTATGGAGCTGTGGAAACTACCGATTATCAGAAAACAGCAACCATAAGCAACAGGCCGCCTGTACCTTTGCCACGTTCCCTTCAAAGTTTACCGAAATTCACTCCTCATCACAACTGCAGTCCTGAAGACACATTACAGAAGCTCAGAGAGCACATATTCAATTCTTCTG GTAGTGATTCGGAAGTGAATGATGCTGAAGAAGATCAGTATTATGTAATCCAAAGTTGTGACTCTAATGACAAATACCTCAAAG TGTTTAGTGATGAAGACAGTCACAACAGTGATGAAGAGGACTATTGCTATGCATACATAGATGTTTCGTCAAGAAAATGTGAAGAGTATTACATTGGTGGTGATGTACTAATACAATTACGTAAACAGCTTACTCAAAATAAGTACACAAGCCTCAAAGGATCCAGAAGCATGGACAGTATACTATCTCATAATACTATCTCATAA